A genomic window from Elusimicrobiota bacterium includes:
- a CDS encoding ATP-binding protein — MLDKLYFIHKNTVKTAPLKFKRYLYAAVDWQARCICITGARGTGKTTLLLQYIQEHQPDVEECLYLSADNVEVSAAGLYNIAGEYFSYGGKTLVIDEIHKYPAWQVELKNIVDTFKDKQIIVSGSSSLSIKKGKADLSRRMAYYDLRGMSFREYLNLTKNTGFASVPLATILREHVKIAQGVLKQTQVLKHFNEYLQYGYYPFVTEGIGTYLQKVLGIIEKVFYEDIAVVGNLKRKNVVTIKKLLWIIATSTPFTVNIDKLSRETGVSKSYLYDYLEYLQDAGVLAGVYAEGKGYKLIRKPAKLFVENTNLLAALCGALRSESEQGTVRETFFVNQLGQQHKVSYSEKGDFAVDDKYTIEIGGKNKDGSQVANVNNAYIAADRIEIGHGKKVPLYLFGFLY, encoded by the coding sequence ATGCTTGATAAACTGTATTTTATACATAAAAACACGGTAAAAACTGCGCCGTTAAAGTTTAAACGTTACCTGTATGCCGCGGTAGACTGGCAGGCGCGCTGTATCTGTATTACAGGCGCGCGAGGGACAGGGAAAACTACGTTGTTGCTTCAATATATACAGGAACACCAACCTGACGTAGAAGAATGTTTATACCTTTCTGCAGATAATGTCGAAGTGTCTGCTGCGGGGCTGTACAATATTGCAGGAGAATACTTTAGTTACGGCGGGAAAACATTGGTTATCGACGAAATCCATAAATATCCCGCGTGGCAGGTAGAACTAAAAAATATTGTTGACACTTTCAAAGACAAACAAATAATTGTTTCCGGCAGTTCATCACTATCGATAAAAAAGGGTAAAGCGGACCTGTCCCGGAGGATGGCGTACTACGACCTTCGCGGGATGTCGTTTCGTGAATATCTTAACCTCACAAAAAACACAGGATTTGCATCAGTACCGTTGGCTACCATCTTGCGGGAACACGTAAAAATCGCGCAGGGAGTACTAAAACAAACACAGGTGTTAAAACATTTTAATGAGTACCTGCAGTATGGATATTACCCGTTTGTTACGGAAGGGATCGGGACGTATCTCCAAAAAGTGTTGGGGATAATAGAAAAAGTGTTTTATGAAGATATCGCGGTGGTAGGAAATCTTAAACGCAAAAATGTTGTTACGATAAAAAAGCTTCTTTGGATAATTGCTACGTCTACGCCTTTTACCGTCAATATTGACAAGCTCAGCCGGGAAACCGGCGTGTCAAAATCGTACCTTTATGATTACCTGGAATACTTGCAGGATGCCGGTGTGCTTGCTGGTGTGTACGCCGAAGGGAAAGGGTATAAACTTATCCGTAAACCTGCGAAGTTGTTTGTGGAAAACACGAACCTACTAGCTGCGCTGTGTGGCGCGTTACGGTCCGAAAGTGAGCAAGGGACGGTACGGGAAACGTTTTTTGTTAACCAACTCGGCCAACAACATAAAGTGTCGTACAGCGAAAAAGGCGATTTCGCCGTAGATGATAAGTATACGATTGAAATCGGGGGTAAAAACAAAGACGGGTCGCAGGTGGCTAACGTGAACAACGCGTATATTGCTGCGGACCGCATAGAAATCGGACATGGGAAAAAGGTGCCGTTATACTTGTTCGGATTTTTGTACTGA
- a CDS encoding DUF4143 domain-containing protein: protein MFKKRNIIWLHGVRRAGKTCLCKSIPNAKYYDCELPAIRREVESENFLEENKNSVLVLDEIHKLGNPSELLKIAADYYPGTKIVATGSSTLGAYKRFKDMLTGRKYDLYLTPAMSDESADFGITSTKMRLFRGGLPGFMAAPQYDVNQYSEWLDSYWVKDIQEIFHFEKRYSYLKFIELLFLNNGGIFEATKYAQTCEVSRATLYSYLTALELTSLIYVIRPFSSRKSAEIVSAPKIYGFDTGFVVFVKGINEIHTEEAGVLWEQLVLNELVAVQQSTKIHYWRDKAGHEVDFVLYTNPDEPVAVECKWQASKFETGNLKIFRKRYPVGNNILIAQDCMKPYKTKIEGLTLQVIGIKDVPIYLNE from the coding sequence TTGTTTAAAAAACGCAATATTATTTGGCTGCACGGGGTCCGCCGCGCTGGTAAAACTTGTTTATGCAAATCAATCCCGAACGCAAAATATTATGATTGTGAACTTCCAGCGATAAGGCGCGAAGTCGAGTCAGAAAATTTTCTTGAAGAAAACAAAAACAGCGTTTTGGTATTGGACGAAATCCATAAACTCGGCAATCCTTCGGAATTATTGAAGATCGCAGCGGATTACTATCCGGGTACAAAAATTGTTGCTACAGGTTCTTCTACTTTAGGAGCTTACAAACGGTTTAAGGATATGCTTACAGGACGTAAGTACGATTTATATCTAACCCCTGCGATGAGTGATGAATCAGCCGATTTTGGTATAACCTCAACAAAAATGCGGCTATTCCGCGGCGGGTTGCCTGGGTTTATGGCGGCTCCTCAATACGATGTAAACCAGTATTCAGAATGGCTTGATTCTTACTGGGTAAAAGATATACAGGAAATATTTCATTTCGAAAAACGGTATTCATACTTAAAATTTATTGAACTTCTGTTTCTTAACAACGGCGGGATTTTTGAAGCCACAAAATATGCGCAAACCTGTGAGGTATCGCGTGCAACATTGTATTCGTATTTGACAGCGCTTGAACTGACATCGCTGATTTATGTCATACGCCCGTTTTCGTCCCGGAAATCTGCTGAAATTGTTTCTGCGCCAAAAATATACGGGTTTGATACCGGGTTTGTAGTTTTTGTCAAAGGTATTAACGAAATACATACTGAAGAAGCTGGTGTTTTATGGGAACAGTTGGTGTTAAATGAACTTGTTGCAGTACAGCAGTCTACAAAAATACATTATTGGCGTGATAAAGCCGGGCACGAGGTCGATTTTGTTTTATATACGAATCCCGATGAACCGGTGGCGGTTGAATGTAAATGGCAAGCATCAAAATTTGAAACGGGTAACCTTAAAATATTTCGTAAGCGATATCCTGTAGGAAACAATATTCTTATTGCGCAGGATTGTATGAAACCCTATAAAACTAAAATAGAAGGGTTAACCCTTCAGGTAATAGGAATAAAAGATGTTCCTATTTACTTAAACGAATAA